One Dromiciops gliroides isolate mDroGli1 chromosome 3, mDroGli1.pri, whole genome shotgun sequence DNA segment encodes these proteins:
- the TFF2 gene encoding trefoil factor 2 — translation MEPRSPWFLVILLILGLCTVAGGEKPSACQCSRLNPENRKNCGFPGISSEQCFASGCCFDTQVPGVPWCFTPLPKEGSEECVMEVKARVNCGYPAIPSEICKKRGCCFDDQIPGVPWCFYPLPVNGKGVSVLSWSHAFLSVGTPAINADCNPSHLL, via the exons ATGGAACCTCGGAGTCCTTGGTTCTTGGTGATTCTCCTTATCTTAGGCCTGTGCACCGTGGCTGGAGGGGAAAAACCAT CTGCATGCCAGTGTTCAAGGTTAAACCCAGAGAACAGGAAGAACTGTGGCTTTCCAGGAATTTCTAGTGAGCAATGCTTCGCTTCTGGATGTTGTTTTGATACTCAGGTCCCCGGAGTTCCTTGGTGTTTCACCCCTCTGCCAAAGGAAG GATCTGAAGAGTGTGTCATGGAAGTAAAGGCAAGAGTAAATTGTGGGTATCCAGCAATTCCTTCAGAGATATGCAAAAAACGTGGATGCTGCTTTGATGACCAGATCCCTGGAGTACCCTGGTGCTTCTATCCTCTTCCTGTAAACG GGAAAGGAGTTTCTGTACTTTCATGGTCTCATGCCTTTCTCAGTGTGGGTACTCCTGCCATAAATGCAGATTGCAATCCTTCTCATCTTTTGTGA